One part of the Solirubrobacterales bacterium genome encodes these proteins:
- the tsf gene encoding translation elongation factor Ts: MSPSISAADVKALRELTGAGMMDCKSALAEAEGDMERAAELLRVKGQASAAKRSGRGTSEGVVSSYIHANRKVGAMVEVQCETDFVARGEEFVEFAYEVAMHIAAASPKVVSVEEIPEAEIASERRLFLEKAQEEGKPEKVIEKIVEGQVAKWSKEIALLEQEHVNGDKHDGKTIEQMREELAAKVGENVVISRFSAFRIGE; the protein is encoded by the coding sequence GTGAGCCCGAGCATCAGCGCTGCCGACGTCAAGGCGCTCCGTGAGCTGACCGGGGCAGGGATGATGGACTGCAAGTCCGCTCTCGCCGAGGCTGAAGGGGACATGGAACGCGCCGCGGAACTTCTCCGGGTCAAGGGACAGGCGTCCGCCGCCAAGCGTTCCGGCCGGGGAACCTCGGAAGGGGTGGTTTCCTCCTACATCCATGCGAACCGCAAGGTCGGTGCGATGGTGGAGGTTCAGTGCGAGACCGACTTCGTGGCCCGGGGCGAGGAGTTCGTCGAGTTCGCCTACGAGGTGGCGATGCACATCGCCGCGGCGAGTCCGAAGGTGGTCTCGGTTGAGGAAATTCCCGAGGCGGAGATCGCCTCCGAACGTCGACTCTTTCTGGAGAAAGCCCAGGAGGAAGGCAAGCCCGAGAAGGTCATCGAGAAGATCGTCGAGGGCCAGGTCGCGAAGTGGTCGAAAGAGATCGCCCTGTTGGAACAGGAACACGTCAACGGCGACAAACATGACGGCAAGACGATCGAGCAGATGCGGGAGGAACTGGCGGCGAAGGTGGGAGAGAACGTCGTGATCAGCCGCTTTTCCGCATTCCGCATCGGGGAGTGA